In Aestuariibaculum lutulentum, one DNA window encodes the following:
- a CDS encoding sulfite exporter TauE/SafE family protein: MNYSDILQAFNLTIFQWVAIAFAAFVLGLSKSGIKGIGIIIILVLAFVFGEKASTGILLPMLIVADIFAVVYYNKHAKWNYIWKLMPAMVIGVLVGVWVGNDISEELFKRIMAIIIIGSVFIMFYTERKPLNDVPNNVWFASSMGFLAGFSTMVGNLAGPIANIYFLATRLPKNEFIGTAAWLFFIINVFKLPFHFFVWHTVSVESLVLNSVLIPFVIIGFFLGAYAVRLISNVNYRRFILVVTAVGGVVMLFR; the protein is encoded by the coding sequence TTGAATTACTCAGACATTCTTCAGGCATTTAATCTTACTATATTTCAATGGGTGGCTATTGCCTTTGCAGCTTTTGTTTTAGGATTGTCAAAATCTGGAATTAAAGGTATAGGTATTATTATCATTCTTGTTCTGGCTTTTGTTTTTGGAGAAAAGGCTTCTACAGGTATTTTACTTCCTATGCTTATTGTCGCAGATATTTTTGCGGTGGTTTACTATAATAAACATGCCAAATGGAACTATATCTGGAAACTTATGCCGGCCATGGTAATTGGTGTATTAGTAGGTGTTTGGGTGGGTAATGATATTTCAGAAGAGCTCTTTAAACGCATTATGGCTATTATCATAATCGGTTCGGTATTTATTATGTTTTACACCGAAAGAAAACCGCTTAACGATGTGCCAAATAATGTTTGGTTTGCTTCATCGATGGGATTTTTAGCAGGTTTTTCTACCATGGTTGGTAATCTTGCAGGGCCAATTGCTAACATTTATTTTCTGGCAACACGATTACCAAAGAATGAATTTATTGGTACAGCAGCCTGGCTATTTTTTATAATAAACGTATTTAAATTGCCTTTCCACTTTTTTGTATGGCATACGGTAAGTGTAGAATCTTTAGTATTGAATTCCGTGTTGATACCTTTTGTTATTATTGGTTTCTTTTTAGGAGCCTACGCCGTCAGGTTAATTTCAAACGTTAATTACCGACGCTTTATTCTTGTTGTTACGGCCGTTGGAGGTGTTGTAATGTTATTCAGGTAA
- a CDS encoding 2-hydroxyacid dehydrogenase, which produces MKILHLDTNHELMLNQLNDLGFTNHEDYTSSKEAVEAKISDYDGIILRSRFTIDKQFLDAATNLKFIGRVGAGLENIDCEYAEQKGIALIAAPEGNRNAVGEHALGMLLSLFNKLNKADREVRHGQWLREANRGIELDGRTVGIIGYGNMGKAFAKKLRGFDVEVLCYDIKDGVGDANAKQVRLEEFQEKVEVVSLHTPQTPLTLRMINSDFINGFKKPFWFINTARGKSVVTQDLVDALKSGKILGAGLDVLEYEKASFETLFSSELPEAFQYLIDSENVLLTPHVAGWTVESKERLAQTIVDKIKAKFC; this is translated from the coding sequence ATGAAAATCCTTCATTTAGACACCAATCACGAGCTTATGCTAAATCAGTTAAACGATTTAGGATTCACCAATCATGAAGATTATACTTCTTCAAAGGAAGCAGTCGAAGCAAAAATTTCAGATTATGATGGTATTATTCTTCGTAGCCGCTTTACTATCGATAAGCAATTTCTAGATGCTGCAACGAATCTTAAATTCATCGGTCGTGTTGGTGCTGGTTTGGAAAATATCGATTGCGAGTATGCCGAGCAAAAAGGCATTGCCCTTATTGCTGCTCCTGAAGGAAATAGAAATGCGGTTGGCGAGCATGCTTTAGGTATGTTGTTGTCATTATTCAATAAACTTAATAAGGCCGATCGAGAAGTGCGACATGGCCAATGGTTACGTGAAGCCAATAGAGGCATAGAGCTTGATGGCAGAACGGTTGGAATTATTGGTTATGGAAATATGGGGAAAGCCTTTGCTAAAAAACTTCGCGGATTTGATGTTGAGGTATTGTGTTATGACATAAAAGATGGTGTTGGCGATGCCAATGCGAAACAAGTACGTTTAGAAGAATTTCAGGAAAAGGTAGAAGTGGTTAGCTTACATACACCACAAACCCCGTTAACCTTACGAATGATTAATTCCGATTTTATCAATGGATTTAAAAAGCCGTTTTGGTTCATCAATACCGCACGTGGTAAAAGTGTTGTGACTCAGGATTTGGTCGATGCCTTAAAATCAGGTAAAATACTTGGAGCAGGTCTTGATGTATTAGAATACGAAAAAGCATCGTTTGAAACGTTGTTTTCTTCAGAGTTGCCGGAGGCATTTCAGTATTTAATCGATTCAGAAAATGTATTGCTAACGCCACATGTTGCCGGTTGGACAGTGGAAAGCAAAGAAAGATTAGCCCAAACTATAGTCGATAAGATTAAAGCTAAATTTTGTTAA
- a CDS encoding GNAT family N-acyltransferase, whose amino-acid sequence MTKQQNTGLVTAKEVAKVIHVAKYGFIGTFLGWLLMKVLKISTLNKIYNRNKHLNELPFLDAILDDFKIKFEIPEEDLKRLPKDGAYITVSNHPLGGIDGILLLKLMLEQRKDFKIIANFLLHRIEPLVPFIMPVNPFENRKDAKSSLAGFKNAILHLREGHPLGIFPAGEVSTYRDGKLVVDRPWEEAAMKLVKKAEVPVVPIYFHAKNSKLFYKLSKISDTLRTAKLPSELLTQKRRTIKVRIGRPISVADQKEYANLDDFSEFLRRKTYMLSNAFEDKPKILDNISSTLKTPKPPKNIVTPVDNALMTKEVDALREEDARLLQSKNYEVFLAEPGKIPNVLREIGRLREITFREVGEGTNESIDLDNFDTYYHHMFLWDNETKLIVGAYRMGLGSQIFEKYGINGFYLQDLFRFEPELYKMMSQSIEMGRAFIIKEYQQKPMPLFLLWKGIVHITLRYPEHKYLIGGVSISNQFSNFSKSLMIEFMKSHYYDPYIAQYVRPKKEFKVKLKDADKDFVFDETEADLNKFDKIIDEVEPGALRLPVLLKKYIKQNARLVAFNVDPLFNNSVDGLMYIKIADLPESTVKPVMEEFQAELERKFMNGNNEEESND is encoded by the coding sequence ATGACTAAACAGCAAAATACAGGGTTGGTTACTGCCAAAGAAGTCGCTAAAGTAATACATGTAGCGAAATATGGTTTTATAGGTACTTTTTTAGGATGGCTCCTGATGAAAGTGCTTAAAATTTCTACACTCAACAAAATTTACAACCGAAATAAACATTTAAACGAACTTCCTTTTTTGGATGCTATTTTAGATGATTTTAAAATAAAATTTGAAATCCCTGAAGAGGATTTAAAACGTTTACCTAAAGACGGGGCGTATATTACAGTTTCAAACCACCCACTAGGTGGAATAGACGGTATTTTACTTTTAAAATTGATGCTTGAACAACGCAAAGATTTTAAAATTATAGCCAACTTTTTGCTGCATAGAATTGAGCCATTGGTTCCTTTTATTATGCCGGTAAACCCATTTGAAAACCGAAAAGATGCCAAATCAAGTCTTGCCGGATTTAAAAACGCTATTCTACATTTAAGAGAAGGGCATCCGCTTGGTATTTTCCCTGCCGGAGAAGTTTCAACCTATCGCGACGGCAAACTCGTTGTCGATCGCCCATGGGAAGAAGCTGCCATGAAACTGGTTAAAAAAGCAGAAGTTCCTGTGGTCCCTATTTACTTTCATGCTAAAAACAGTAAATTGTTTTACAAACTTTCGAAAATTAGTGATACACTAAGAACGGCCAAATTACCTTCGGAGTTACTAACACAAAAACGCCGTACTATTAAAGTACGTATAGGCAGACCTATTTCTGTAGCCGACCAAAAGGAATATGCAAATCTTGACGATTTCTCAGAATTTTTAAGACGTAAAACCTATATGCTGTCTAATGCTTTTGAAGACAAACCAAAAATTTTAGACAATATTTCATCGACTCTAAAAACACCTAAACCTCCTAAAAATATTGTAACTCCGGTAGACAATGCCTTAATGACAAAAGAAGTTGATGCGTTACGTGAAGAAGATGCCAGATTGTTACAAAGTAAAAACTACGAGGTCTTTTTAGCCGAGCCAGGAAAGATTCCAAATGTATTAAGAGAGATTGGTCGTTTGCGCGAAATCACGTTTAGAGAGGTTGGCGAAGGCACTAACGAATCTATCGATTTAGATAATTTCGATACCTACTATCACCATATGTTTTTATGGGATAACGAAACCAAACTTATCGTTGGCGCCTACCGTATGGGTCTTGGTTCTCAGATTTTTGAAAAATACGGTATCAACGGGTTTTATTTACAGGATTTATTCAGGTTCGAACCCGAATTGTATAAAATGATGAGCCAGTCTATTGAAATGGGACGTGCGTTCATTATTAAAGAGTATCAGCAAAAACCAATGCCTTTATTCCTGTTATGGAAAGGTATCGTACATATCACGCTTCGTTACCCGGAACACAAATACCTGATTGGAGGCGTGAGTATTAGTAATCAGTTTTCAAACTTCTCAAAATCGTTGATGATTGAATTTATGAAATCGCATTACTACGACCCATATATTGCACAATATGTGCGCCCGAAAAAGGAATTTAAAGTCAAGCTGAAAGATGCCGATAAAGACTTTGTGTTTGATGAAACCGAAGCCGATTTAAATAAATTCGATAAAATTATTGATGAAGTAGAGCCAGGAGCATTACGTTTGCCTGTGTTGCTTAAAAAATATATTAAACAAAATGCGCGTTTAGTTGCTTTTAATGTCGACCCGCTATTTAATAATTCGGTAGACGGGCTAATGTATATTAAAATAGCCGACTTGCCTGAAAGCACCGTAAAACCGGTAATGGAAGAATTTCAGGCCGAATTGGAACGCAAGTTTATGAATGGTAATAACGAAGAAGAGAGCAACGACTAA
- a CDS encoding VOC family protein — protein MKKRVTGIGGLFFKSKDPKASKDWYKKHLGFNTDDYGCTFWWNDAEGKDCSTQWSPFPEDTKYYEPSKKEFMFNYRVENLAELLETLKAEGVTVIGEMEEYDYGKFGWILDNEGNKIELWEPIDKAFL, from the coding sequence ATGAAGAAACGTGTTACAGGTATTGGCGGATTGTTTTTTAAATCGAAAGATCCAAAGGCTTCCAAGGATTGGTATAAAAAACATTTAGGGTTTAATACAGACGATTACGGGTGTACCTTTTGGTGGAACGATGCAGAAGGTAAAGATTGTTCCACACAATGGAGTCCGTTTCCTGAGGATACAAAATATTACGAGCCTTCTAAAAAGGAATTCATGTTTAATTATCGGGTTGAGAATTTAGCTGAATTATTAGAAACTTTAAAAGCCGAAGGCGTTACTGTAATTGGAGAAATGGAAGAATACGATTATGGTAAGTTTGGCTGGATTCTGGATAATGAAGGGAATAAAATTGAACTTTGGGAACCTATAGATAAAGCCTTTTTGTAA
- a CDS encoding TM2 domain-containing protein, whose amino-acid sequence MSEDKNLNDDLKDKAKEFADGAKETAKEFTEGAKEAYSSFENPAENKKILAGILAILVGYLGIHKFVLGYTKEGIIQLIASVVTCGIASIIPIIEGIIYLTKTDADFYNTYQVGKKPWF is encoded by the coding sequence ATGTCAGAAGATAAAAATTTAAACGACGATTTAAAGGATAAAGCAAAGGAATTTGCTGATGGAGCAAAGGAAACTGCTAAAGAATTTACAGAAGGTGCAAAGGAGGCTTACAGCAGTTTTGAGAATCCGGCTGAAAATAAAAAGATACTAGCAGGAATCTTAGCGATTTTAGTGGGTTATTTAGGAATTCATAAATTCGTTTTAGGCTATACTAAAGAGGGAATTATTCAGTTAATCGCAAGTGTTGTAACGTGTGGAATTGCCAGTATTATTCCTATTATTGAAGGAATCATTTATTTAACGAAAACGGATGCCGATTTTTATAACACCTATCAAGTTGGAAAGAAACCTTGGTTTTAA
- a CDS encoding DUF1801 domain-containing protein has translation MQYQAETPEAYIKQVPEERQEALRELRETINKNLPEGFQEGMQYGMIGYFVPHTIYPDGYHCKPSEPLPFMSFASQKNSVNLYHMGVYAVPEIYDWFVSEYPKHCKRKLDMGKSCIRFKKVEDIPIDLIAELCTKLTPEQWIVIYETNIKKK, from the coding sequence ATGCAATATCAAGCTGAAACACCAGAGGCATACATAAAACAAGTTCCTGAAGAGCGTCAGGAAGCATTGAGAGAACTTCGAGAAACTATCAATAAAAATCTTCCGGAAGGATTTCAGGAAGGTATGCAATATGGTATGATTGGCTATTTTGTACCGCATACCATCTATCCTGATGGTTACCATTGTAAACCAAGTGAACCTTTGCCATTTATGAGTTTTGCTTCACAGAAAAATTCGGTGAACCTCTATCATATGGGGGTGTATGCAGTTCCGGAAATTTACGATTGGTTTGTGAGTGAATATCCAAAACATTGCAAACGTAAACTGGATATGGGTAAAAGTTGCATTCGGTTTAAAAAAGTAGAGGATATTCCTATTGATTTAATTGCAGAGCTATGCACGAAACTTACCCCTGAGCAATGGATTGTTATCTACGAGACTAACATTAAAAAGAAGTAA